A region of the Conger conger chromosome 6, fConCon1.1, whole genome shotgun sequence genome:
CCTGTCAGCTTGGAGGACCAGTGTTACACCCACACCAGTGTAATCCACTCTGCATGTACCGGCAAAGTCCATTCTGTGTGACTGAGACTTTTCTAACATTTAAGGTTTTCCaagtgactgtgtgtgggggAAAGATAGTAACCATTtgattgtttgtttcatttaaagAATACTgtcatcattgtcatcatcatcatactgTCATCGTGCTATACTCAATGTTGAGTATAGCACGATGCCCCGCAATAGATTATCACAGGTACCATATTTCCTGTTGATGTTTGTCATTTAATGTGAATGTTTATTGGGAATGTTAGGAAGGACATGAGATATGTCATTGGGGTAAGTATTATGTGATTTTTCTCATGGCGTGCCTCCTTTCCACTCAACAAAATGAGTGTACTCATATATTCTGAGGCATTTGGCCTGTTATTTTAGGATAGTAAGCAAGCAGGTTGTCCATAAGTAAAGAGGTAAGTAGAAAATATAATAGCATACACAGATATTAACTGTTcttagaataataatttcacaCCATCAGACAGCTTTCTGCCTGTTTACGTGCCAGAAAATgttttgccaaagaacacccaATGAATGTAGATGTTTGCTGTATGCCTGACAACAGTTAATAGGTGGAGCTTAAAATAAGTGTGATCAAATCAGTATCTGCGCTGCTGTTCCAAAGCTCCAAAATGGCAATGACTGTCCTCGATTCACCACAAGGTCTCCAGCAATACTGTAACATCAGTCCACTCGCCTGTCTTCCTCTTTGCATTTCATGGGTATGAAGTGAGATGATATGTTCTCCTTCCTGGTCTTCCGTCCTTTCAGCGGCCGGCCTTTCTGAGACAGCGCGATGAACATTTCCTTACCGTTCTGCTTAGTCCACTTTGCGGATGAGTAAGCGTTGAAGTAGTTTTCTAAGAAAACCTCTTTAAAGTTGCAAGTTTCACTGTAGGTCTTCTGTAACAGAATAGAAGGCCAGAGGTTTACTGTACATGGGGTTTGAGGATGATGTTTCACAGAAATGGGCCGATatcctttattttctttcttattttcacTTTATGCCTAGCTGTCTTGTACATGCCGATTGGTCTTTACCTTCCCTTGCAGAACCCCTGTCCTGTTCATTGATATGTAATATTGGCTTTTCACccccttaatggccaggatacCTCCCTCTGAGACTGTCCGGATTTCCAGAATACCTGCAACAAATCACAAGACAGGCCCTGCTTAGAAACCGTCTTCATTAGGGGACCAGGCTTAGGTTGTTGCTGTGAATTGGTTTTGCGGCCAATCTGGTTTTATTTTAAGGTTGTTAAATGGTTTGGGTGGCCACTGGAGAAACCGCAGCGCATGCGATTGCACATATGGGCAGCAGATTAAACTTCGCTccctgaggggaaaaaaataaaagctgtttCTTCCCATTTGCTTTGCACGCTACGTTTCAGATCTGAACCCCGCGTACGCACAAAACAACAGGATTTCTCACTGGTTTGATGATCTGTTTAAAACCTCATACTGCATATTGTGGCCATTTAAATGTGCCAAAATATTACAGGTTCATCA
Encoded here:
- the fgf7 gene encoding fibroblast growth factor 7, which produces MRRWMPERNLPDLLSGLYLHVFFLVGSVCLARGDRTPEQMAAIMNCSKHERHTRNYDYMEGGDVRIRQLFSRTQWFLTIDEYGNINGTQDPTNCYSILEIRTVSEGGILAIKGVKSQYYISMNRTGVLQGKKTYSETCNFKEVFLENYFNAYSSAKWTKQNGKEMFIALSQKGRPLKGRKTRKENISSHFIPMKCKEEDRRVD